The genomic stretch AGAATGAAGATAATAGAAGTACGTTAAATCCAACTACTCATTAGGTGTGTCCTTAAAGAATACGTGCTATGCACATGGTTTCTCAGTCTGAGCTCAAATTTTATGATTGTCAGCTTGGGGTGTGTCTGATGATAGGGATATTTGTCTTTGCTGTAAAACCAAATATTTCTTTCCATAATTTGAAGCAGTTAATTTTACTCAATCTCTTGAACATATAAAATAAGTTCAGTACCTCTCACTGCCATATAATGAACATTGAGATAACTGCCCAGTGTCACAAGAATTTTTcctttgctggaaaaaaaaatttgattgtTTTAGCCATCTTAAAATACCATATTTCTAGATCATATTTATGAAACTGTGCAGCTTCTCCTTTATCACACACAGTATTTTACTTCAAACTGAACACAATAGTCCAAATATTGCTTGAGTGTTAAGAATATGAATTTCTATTTTCTAGTACCTACTCATTTCCTTTGCAAATCTAGACCAAAGGTACACtggtctttaaaaaaacatatcaCTGTTGACTAGTATTGAAAATTTTGCATGTACTTTACTCATCCACATCTCTACCATCTTTGAATTCTTTTGAGAACATGTACAAAATacatgattatatttttaaaatattggcatACCTAATACTTAAGGGTTTCTGTATAGATCAATCTCAGTACAGTGATGCCCTGGTCATAGTGGTAGAGTACATGGCTTCTATTTAGGCCATTATATTCTCACCCCTAAGATTATCCTATTTAGGATAAGAAGAATGAATGGTTCCTGGGGTGGGAAAATCTGTTGAGGTATAAACATGATGTCTGCCAAGCAGTTGCATTTCTGCCCTCTGGAGTCAAAATCCAGGGAGAAGGAAGCTGAGCCATTAAAGCATTGATCTCAGGTGAAATGATACTGGTCATCAGATATTTCCAGTTGAGATGTTACTAAAGAATATAACCCCAACTAATATAATTACTTTTCAAAGACTTGTGAATCCTTTCTTTATTAATTATAGAAAgcatacactaaaaaaaaaaaaaagaaaagaaagcatacaCTATATTACTTATTATAAATGAAAGGAAAGTTCTATGCCACTTGACATTgatgatattaatatataaacataaaaatttggAGGAAAGATGAATACTCagaaataatattagaaatatttcttttgactggctttaaaaatttataaattgttTCTCTTAAACTTTATGAAATATCTTAATTATAAACAGCTTGAAGTTTATAATTTCTATTCTAAATCAACCAGAATGATTGTTTATCCTACAGTAGCAGGATATACTGGAGAATTCCCTTCATTATGTGTGTCCTCTGATGATGGATAAAGAATGATCTCTGCAGAATTATTCTCTGCCTCTCAcaccaacaaacacacacacacacacacacatacatatatgcataagcCTCTATCTctgtcatacacacacatacacaaacacacacacacacacgtgcactcatttttctgttttcaaacttAGAAcctgcagagaagaaaatggaccCTGGAAATCACTCATCAGTGACTGAATTCATCCTTGCTGGCCTCACAGAACAGCCACGACTCCAgctgccccttttcctccttttcctagGAATCTATGTGGTCACGGTGGTGGGGAACCTGGGCATGATCATATTGATTGGGCTTAGTTCTTGCCTGCACACTCCCATGTACTATTTCCTAAGCAGCTTGTCTTTCATTGACCTCTGTCAGTCCACTGTCATTACCCCCAGAATGCTGGTGAACTTTTTGACAGAGAAGAGCATCATCTCCTACCCTGAATGCATAACTcagctttacttcttccttctttttgccATCTCTGAGTGTTACATGTTGGCTGCAATGGCATATGATCGCTATGTTGCCATCTGTATCCCCTTGCTGTATAATATTATCATGTCACATCAGGCCTGTTTCTCCCTCATTTCGGGACTGTATATGATGGGATTGATATGTGCCTTCGCCCACACAGGCTGCACGCTTAGAGTTCATTTCTGCAAATTAGATGTGATCAACCATTATTTCTGTGATCTTTTGTCCCTCCTAAAGCTTTCCTGCTCTAGCACCTATGTCAACGAATTGCTGGTTCTATGTTTTAGCGCAGTTAACATCTTTGCCCCCAGCCTGATCATTGTCAGCTCCTACGTCTTCATTATTTCCAGCGTCCTCCGCATTCCTTCAGTGAAGGGCAGATCTAAAGCCTTCAGCACATGCAGCTCCCACATCTCAGCTGTTGCTATTTTCTATGGGTCTGCAGCATTCATGTATTTGCAGCCATCATCAGTCAGTTCCATGGATGAAGGGAAAGTGTCCTCTGTGTTTTACACTATTGTTGTACCCATGCTGAACCCCCTGATTTATAGTCTACGGAACAGGGATGTCAATGTTGCCCTGAAGAAAATGCTAGAGAGAAGAATATTCTTCTGATCAGAAATAATATGAGAATGAAGTTTTAGTCTAATTAACTAGCTGTTTTATTGTGCaagttaatatttaattttaacccacatgttaatatatatttattaatatatatccaTACATTTAGTGGCATTCTATTGACATTATTTCATATTTGTATGGCCTGTGATGCCATTTGTCTCTGAGTTTTTCTCTCATAAACATCACTGAGATACAGATTAAAAGAAATAGGATGATCTGGATACATGGGCCCACTTAAAGCCACAACACCGTTCCTCCCTCTGTTCTTGTCTACAATTGATAAAAAACCTTCTGTCAATGAAATATCTTCTAGCAGTTAGCACTAATGTTCTTTCTtctgtccaaaaaaaaaagaaaagaaaagaaaacagcaaaactgCTATCAGTATAATGATTGTAATCTCTAACTTTTGCACATCTAATCTGGAAAAGTACCTTTCCCAAACCCTAACTTGTGAATATCTGATTCCTCAAGTCATTAAGTTGCATTGACAACCAACCTTGGGCCTGGAAAAAATTTCTAGATATGATCCCAAAATCATAACTCATAAAAATTAATAGtgtggatttcatcaaaattaaaatattttgcttttcaaagacagtgttaagaaaataaaagatgattttaGATAAGTgtatacacttttatttttacatctaatatatatgtagatagatggataaacagtAATTTCCAGGTTTCATATTTTGCTTTCTTAAGTGGCACTTTTTTATGATAAATGAAAATCACATGACCTACTATAATTCATTATCCAGTTTAGTGTATCATGCATTCTCTTTAAGTCTTTTTACAATATCCTTTTTTGCTAATGTTAGATGATACTTACAGAATCCTAGAGTTTACCTTGTTTCTGATGTGTGACTGGACTCTAGAAAACAAGTGTGAATCTATTACATAATTCTGGCACTATACCAGAAGCCACATTAGCCACAATTCCTAGAATGAACACTACATCTTCCTTTCCAGACTCGGATAATTCTTCCATATGTATAACCTTTCATGTTTACAAATCATAAGAAAAAAGTACTCTTCCCTTCTGAGTTACATTCAATTCAACATTTTTGAGGTATCAGGGTTCAAAGAATCATGCTTGActttttcctctttggttttCTTGACCAATTTCTACCACCCGCCCATGCACTTATAAAAGAAGTAATATGTGAATACTTACTTTATATACTGGGCATGTCAGGCTTACCATTACCAAGACAATGGGTTGCTAATCTAGGCAACTCAGGGTTACAATTGAAGATACTGtcactgggtgtgtgtgtgtgcgcacgcacacttgctcagttgctcagtcatgtctaactctttgaggccccatggacagtagcctaccaagctcctgtgcccatggaatttttcaggtaagaatactgaagtggggtgccatttcttactccaggggatcttccagatctagagatccaactcacatctcctgtggttcctgcattggtGAAATCCCAAAAGAGGAGCATCAAATTTATCATTCTATTTGACTTAATAATAGCTTCAATTGCTTTTTCACAAGCAGTTTTTTACGTTGATGAGCGAGAACTGAATTACAAGTGGATTTTGAAGGTCATTTTAACACAGGAAGGAAGTTAATTTGTATAAATTATTTGTGAAAATTTATTTCTTGATGCTGGATTTAGGGTATTTAAATTCTCATATTCATAATTCACAAATCATGGATTCAATCAAGTCTATTAGAATGTGAGAACCAGACACATTCATTTCTGTACTTTCTTTGTTACCTGTATTCAAAACTACTGGAAAGTGGCTTCAGAGATTTAATCAGAACCAGATGAAAGTTAATATTCTGACACATGGACTGAAATGCATTGATGAGCAGGTCTTTTTCCTTCAGCTTTCTCATATTCTAAGAAGGGTTTTTTAGGTCAGTCATACCCAtccttaaatattttgttatataataTAACTTCTGTGATCTTCAAAACatgtaagaaaatataaagaagatctatacaaaatgtactctgtatagatcTAGAAGACAGATCTATAGACTCTTAAAAATAACTTGATTGTTGCCTAGTTGGTATGTGAAAATAATCTGATTTATAATATATGCTACACTGTTACACTGGCACACTAAGGCAAGTTATTATGAACCAATGGTGTCTCAGGAATTGTTGGAAATGTTGTATAACATTTGAGATGTTATAGTTTTGAAATACGGAAAACTGGCTTAAAAAGGCAGATGCAAGTGTTTGCCCCTGCAGCCTCTTTTGTTAATGAAATTagacatttattattataaatgagtTTCTACAATGACAAAATGAGAGACATTTAGGGaagataatattataataattaataaagTTTTGTActtaaatatttgtgaaagtttccttttctgaattGTGCAAGAGACACTACACTCAACTGTTCTCATGATGTTGGTTAGAATCATAAGAAACTATCATCACTTATGACGATTTAGCCGTATCAGCCtatcttctttttgcttttcaggAATGCTTGAAGTCTATAAACCAAGGGAAGAAGAACTATGGCATTAGTTGGTATTAATTCTGCAGTTgctcagagtttcagcttttacCCTGGAGAGGATAACATATAAATCTATAGCATCATTCACAATACGTAGAGTGAACCCTAGATCTTCTTTTCCAAACTTGGATATTTCTTTCATATGTATAACTTTTCACATGTATGAATCATATGAAAAAGTATCCTTCCCTTCTGTTTCACATTCAATTTATCAGTCTTTTAACCCTACttgactttttcctcttctgattttcttgacCAATTTCTACCACCCACCCATGCACTTACAAAACAAATAATATGAGAATACATACtttaaataaatgcttttgtGTTCATGTAAATGGACAAACTTGCAAAAGTAAAAATCAACACCCAATTAGAGAGGTAGAATTTATTTCTATGAGTGAGACTATTTCAGGCCAGTTCAATGGGGGAAATATCTGCAAAACTTGAAGAATATTGAAACTCATAAATAGAAGTGAAATAAAGAGATAGGCTGATATTTCTTGATGTAAATTTTCATTGATGCTGCACCATAATCTGAGATATCCCCTTAGGGATTGTCCTCAAGAAATGAAATTTCTCTttagctatgaaagtgaaagtgaagtcactcagtcgtgcccgactctttgtgaccccatggactgtagcctaccaggctcttctgtctatgggcttttccaggcaagagtactggagtgggttgccatttccttctctaggagatctccccaacccagggattgaacccaggtctctcacattgtaggcaggtgctttaccatctgaggcaccagggaagaagTAATGTAGCTGTGGGACCTGTTGAAATACAATATGTTGTTGAGAGACTCACCTCCCTCTCTGGAGCTATAATCTAGTACCATAAATTTTTCAGTGAATAATAAATAGACAGTTAATGGTGGTGGGGATGCCTGGAAGACTTCTCCAAATCTTAAGAATGAATCTACAAGTGGTTTTTCAGTCATAAAAGGACAATTGGCATctgcattgtctttttttttttttttttaaggaaagaacaCTAAACTTGGAATCAGAAGATCTGAGTATGACTTGCTCTTCActttttagttttagaaaagTTTCTAACTATCTGAatgtcagtgtttttttttagaaattgggATTCATTATCACTGTTTCACAAGGATTTTGTGAGAATTAAGAGATAATAAaattacattataaaaataagcaatataaacatatttttatttaaaattatcattattttgaatgaaTGTTAGAAAGGCAGAATTAGTAACTCAGCTCAGTCATGAGTagcttgctaagttgtgtctgactctctgcaaccccatggactgtatagtccatggaattctccaggccagaatattggagtgcgtagccgctcccttctccagggcatcttccaaaaccagggattgaacccaggtctcccacattgcaggcggattctttaccagctgagccacaagggaagcccaagaatactggaatgggtagcctatctcttctccaggggatcttcccaacccaggaatcgaactggggtctcctgcattgcaggcagattctttaccaactgagctatcagggaagcccagtaactcAGCAGATGTTCCTACTGTACTTTCTGGGAGATCTGACTCTACCATCTAACAGATGTAGGAACTTGGGCAATTTTCTtaactctttgtgcctcagtttcctaatgtAAACAGGAAATAACCCTACCTACCTCAGAGAATTGTGGTAAGGACTAAAGGTGTTAATGTACATGAAGCATTCAGCAGTGCCTGGACATTTTTCTATTAACGTAACTTCagttttgtctctttttaaattaatcaatttttatactttaaaaaaattggagtataattactttacaagcatgttgtgttagtttctacaatataacaacatgaatcaactatatatatatatatgtatatatatatatatatatatatatatatatatatatacacacacacacacacaacagattcttacctcctttaaaaaaaaaaaaaaaaaaaaactac from Budorcas taxicolor isolate Tak-1 chromosome 25, Takin1.1, whole genome shotgun sequence encodes the following:
- the LOC128068612 gene encoding olfactory receptor 8G1-like, whose amino-acid sequence is MDPGNHSSVTEFILAGLTEQPRLQLPLFLLFLGIYVVTVVGNLGMIILIGLSSCLHTPMYYFLSSLSFIDLCQSTVITPRMLVNFLTEKSIISYPECITQLYFFLLFAISECYMLAAMAYDRYVAICIPLLYNIIMSHQACFSLISGLYMMGLICAFAHTGCTLRVHFCKLDVINHYFCDLLSLLKLSCSSTYVNELLVLCFSAVNIFAPSLIIVSSYVFIISSVLRIPSVKGRSKAFSTCSSHISAVAIFYGSAAFMYLQPSSVSSMDEGKVSSVFYTIVVPMLNPLIYSLRNRDVNVALKKMLHYTRSHISHNS